The nucleotide sequence CCCCGGTCGACCTGGTGGAGGTCGTGCAGCTCGCCGCCGACCTCTACGAGCCGGTGGCCGAGGAGAAGGGGCAGGTGCTGCGGGCCGAGGCGCGCGGCAACCCGGTCGTGATGGGCAACGGGCAACTGCTGTCGCAGGTGGTGTCGAACCTGCTGGACAACGCGATCAAGTACACCCCGTCCGGAGGCCGGATCACGCTGCTGCTGGAGGGGAGCGGCCCCGGCCGCGCCGCCCGCATCACGGTCGCCGACAGCGGCCCCGGCATTCCGGCCGACCAGCGGCAGAAGGTGCTGCAGCGCTTCGTCCGGCTGGACAGCGCGCGGGCGTCGCCCGGCAACGGGCTCGGCCTCAGCCTCGTCGATGCGGTGGCGACGCTGCACGGCGCCAGGCTGGAGCTGGGCGACAACGAGCCCGGCCTGCGCGTCACCCTGACCTTCCCGAAGGCGGCCGCGGCGAAGAGGGACGGGCAGGCGCGGGCGGAAGGCGCCGCCCGCGCCTGACGGCCGGAGTGGTCAGGCCTTCGGCGCGGCCTCCGGCAAGGCGTCCGGTATCGGGCCCTCTCCCCAGACCAGGGCGTTGAACAGCGGCTCGATCACCGACTGGTCCATGTCGCGGGTGATGAAGACCAGCTTGGTCCGGTGATCGTCGTTCGGCCATTCCTCCAGCCGCACCGGCGGGTGGAACATGTGCTGTACGCCGTGGACGACGACCGGCATGTCGGTCTCCACCACGTTCAGCATGCCCTTGATGCGCAGCAGGTTGTCGCCGCCGCGGGCGATCAGGGCCTCCATGAAGTCCACGAAGCTGTTCCAGGGGACCGGACGCTCCACCACCATGCAGAAGGCGCGGATATGGTCGTCGTGCCGGTTGGCATCGTGATGGTGATGGTCGTGGCCGCAATCGGGACCGCAGGCCTCGCCGTGCTCATGGTCATGCCCGTGATCATGATGGTGATGGCCGTGATCATGATCATGCCCGTGATGCCCGTGCCCATGATCATGCCCGTCATGGCCATCGTGGCCCCGCGCCTGTGCCTCGCGGTAGGCCTCCTCGCGCAGCCAGCGGACGACGTCCGGGCTCTTGGTCTCGGGGTTGAAAAGGCCGGCGTCGAAGAGCGTGGCGGGATCGACCTCGCCATGGGCGGCGGGGATGATCGGGGCGGCCGGGTTGATGGTGCCGAGGCGCCGGCACAGCGCCAGCGTGGCCTGCGGTGTCGCGACGTCGGTCTTGGTCAGCACGATGCGGTCGGCGACGGCGGCCTGCTTCACGCTCTCCGGCTGGCGGTCGAGCTGGCTGGAGCCATGCACCGCGTCCACCGTGGTGATCACCCCGTCCAGCCGGAAGCGGGCGGCCAGCAGCGGGTCGGTCATCAGCGTGTGGATGATCGGGGCCGGATCGGCAAGGCCGGTGGTCTCCACCACCACGCGCTCGAAGTCCGGCACCTCGCCGCGCACCCGCTTCAGGAACAGGTCGCGCAGCGTGTCGACCAGATCGCCGCGGATGGTGCAGCACAGGCAGCCGCTGTCCATCAGCACCATGTTCTCCGACGCCTTGGCGACCAGCAGATGGTCGAGCCCGACCTCGCCGAACTCGTTGATCACGATGGCGGTGCGCGCC is from Azospirillum thermophilum and encodes:
- a CDS encoding CobW family GTP-binding protein — translated: MLQALLRHPGMARTAIVINEFGEVGLDHLLVAKASENMVLMDSGCLCCTIRGDLVDTLRDLFLKRVRGEVPDFERVVVETTGLADPAPIIHTLMTDPLLAARFRLDGVITTVDAVHGSSQLDRQPESVKQAAVADRIVLTKTDVATPQATLALCRRLGTINPAAPIIPAAHGEVDPATLFDAGLFNPETKSPDVVRWLREEAYREAQARGHDGHDGHDHGHGHHGHDHDHGHHHHDHGHDHEHGEACGPDCGHDHHHHDANRHDDHIRAFCMVVERPVPWNSFVDFMEALIARGGDNLLRIKGMLNVVETDMPVVVHGVQHMFHPPVRLEEWPNDDHRTKLVFITRDMDQSVIEPLFNALVWGEGPIPDALPEAAPKA